TTGTTTACAAATTAAGTGGAGAAATTAATGGTGTGGCAGAAGTAAACGGTAAAGAAATTCCATTTTATGAATTTAATTATGCATACGAAATGACAGCAAGAAATATGCAAATGCAAAATCTTGATATTTCTAATTTAAAAGACCAAATAAAGAAAGAAGTTGTAAATGATTTGATAGAAAAAGAACTTTTATATCAAGAAGCGGAAAAGGAAGGAATAACAGCAACTTCAGAGCAGGTAAAAAATGAGATTTTAAAAATTTCTGCATTTCAAGTCAATGGTAAATTTGATAAACAAACATACTTACAAATTATAAACTCTTTTGGGTTAACCCCTGATGCTTTTGAAAATATTTTAAGAAAAGAACTATCGGTCAATAACTTGAAAACAATTTTACTGTCTACAATCTATGTTAGTGATGAAGAGATTGAAACCTTTACTAAAAAACAACTTACAAGAGTGAGCGGTGAAGCTACTATAATAAAACCAAATACTCCAGAAATTACAGAAGAAATGATAAAAAAGTTTTACGAAGAGCATAAAAAAGATTATTTAGCACAAACAGGGAAAAATATAACAGTTTATAAAATAGATATCCAAAAATTAGGTGATGATAAAGCACAGCAGTTAGCAAAACAGCTATTTACGCAAGCAAAAAGTGGAAATTTGCAGTCTGTCCCGGCAGAAGTTGAGAAAGTTTTTGAAGGAGATGTTTTTTCTAACCAAGAAATTCAAAACTTACCAAAAGAAATTCAGGAAGATGTGAATTCCTTAAATAAAGACAAAAAAGTTTCATTCACTAAAACACAAAACGAGTATTACATTTCGGTATTTAATGGAGAATCTTTAAAATCAATACCTTACGAACAGGTTAAAAATGAAATTAAACAAAAATTAGAAAGAGAGTTATCACAAAAAGCTTTACAAGATATGCAAAAAACCACTGATATAACACAGCTATTAAAGCAAAATAAAACAGAAAAACAAACTATTTCTGATAACACAATTCAAGAATTGGTTGTCAAATTTGGAATAAAAAGAGAAGATTTAAATAAACTTGCTAACTTAAAAGTCGGGGAGATATCCAAACCAATCTCGACAGAAAATGGAATTTTAATATTTAAACTAACTGAAATAAAAGAACCGGATAAATCTCAGGTTGATGAAACGAAAAGAACAATTCTTCCTTTCATAAAATCTCAAAAATTCAACGATGTATATCAAATGTACGTTGATAGCTTAAAGAAAAAAGCAAAAATAAAAATTAATAAAACAGTATTAGAAAATGGATAAAAGTCCGTACGCATTAGATTTTTTACTTCACCAGTTAGAGCTGATAAAAAGTAATATTAGAAAACCCAAATACAAAGAACTAATAAAAGAAATGTTTGAAAACAATAAACTTTATGAAAAGTTTTTAATAGCCAAAGATAAAAAATCAAGAAATTATAAACATGGAGTTCTTGAAAGAGTTGCATCAACAGGCTCGTTGGCACTTTGTATTTATGATAATTATCCAACAATAGACATAGATCTATTATTATCTGCTATAATTTTATCTGGATTTAGAGATGCAGTAGGAAGACCATTTTTTTACAAAAATGTTAAAGATTATCCAGAAATAGCAGAAATTCTTTATAAAAAGAACCGTCAAAAGCCAAAAATAGAGTACTTTTTGTTTGATGAAATAATAAAAATTGACGAAAGAGTTAAAATAAGGGAAAGTAATAAAACTTTTTAATCTTTAATTAAATTTTGACGAAATGATAATTATTAAAATAATTCGTTTTATGGAGTATAAGATGAGGAAGAAAAAAAAGTTAATTGTAGCATCAATGGTAGGCTTAACTATAAGTGTTAATATAGGCTATGCAGAAAGATTATCTGCGGAATTTACAAATGCTAAATTGTCAACAGTTGTTGATGCTTTATCTCAAATTTCTAATTTTAATGTTATCTGGGATAAGGATGCTATTGGACAAAAAGATAAATTAGTATCTCTTGCTATAAGAAAACCTATAGAGGCTGAAAATCTTTTTAATTTAGCTTTGCTTGAAAATGGCCTTATTCCGGTTAAAGAGGGAGGGATTTATAGAATTAAAGTTGCTGATGAGTATTTTGTATCAGTTCCACCAGAAATAATAAAAGCATTTGGAAAAGATATGTTTGATGGTCTTGTTACACAGGTTAAAAAGTATACATCCCCAGCTGCATCGATAAAAATAGATAATACAACTTATACAATCATTGTTAAAGATGATAAAGATAATATAAATAGATTGAAGAATGTTATCACTTCTTATTTAGACTCTATTAAGAAACAGTCTGAATATCTTGCAAAAATTCAAGAAAAAGAAGGTCAATTTATAAAAAAGGAATTTAGTATTTCATATGAAACTTTTAAAACCATTGAAGATAAGATTGCTGAAAACTTAGGAATGTATGGAAAATATGATTACGATAAATCAAAAGAAAAATTAATTGTTTTTGATACAAAAGAAAATATAACAAAAATATCAAGAATAGTAGGTGAAGCAACCCAAGAGAAAATAGAGACAAAATGTTTTTATGCAAGAGGATTAGATCCAGGTGAATTAATAGAAAATATTAAAGAAAAAGAGCTTTCTGAAAATGGGACAATAGTATTCAAATCTAAAGAAACAATTCAAACAGGAGGTACTGAAACCAGAGAAATTTCAACAACTGGCCAATCATCTCCAGTTGGTACCACAGCTGGTATTACAAAATCATCTTCTACACCAGCAACTATAATAACTAATCTTCCTAAAATATGTATTACAGATACACCTAAGGTTATAGAAAAGATTAAATATAAATATGCAGATTACCTGCTTGATAGACCTTATCAAATAGCCATAGAAGCAAGAATAGTTCAGGTAAGTACGAGTAATTTAAAAGACTTGGGTATTCAATGGGGAGGCAGCGCAACTAATATCGATAATAATAATACAAAAATAATTACAGGCGGTGGATCTACAAGTGTAATTAGCGGTGGAAGATATGCAGTTGATTTTCCTTCAAGTTCCGCAACGTTTCCGGGTGGATTTGCTATTGGTTTTGTTTTTGGAGGATTGCAGAATTTTCTTGATGTAAGATTATCGGCATTGCAAAGTATAGGAAGGTCTAAAATACTTTCTAAACCACAAATCGTAACAATAGATGGCGAAACAGCAGAAATTTCTCAAGGATACGAGGTTCCATATACAACTGCTGTGGCAGCTGGCGGTGGTACTGTATCTTCAGTTTCATTTAAAAAAGCTGTATTAAAATTAAATGTGACACCAAGAACTACTGCTGATGGAAATATTATCATGGATATAATAATTACTCAGGATATACCAGACTTTAAAAATTTAATTTTAGGTAACCCGCCTATTCAAACAAAAACTGTGACAAGTAAGGTAGTTGCTAAAGATGGTTCTGTTATTGCAATCGGGGGAATTTTAGAAAAAACGGAAGATTTAAAAGACAGTGGAGTACCAGGTTTAATGAATATCCCTATCCTTGGATATTTATTTAAAGAAAACTACAAACAAGAAAAAACAAATGAACTTTTAATCTTTTTATCACCAAGAATAGTATATGAATAATTAACTTTTGCCATTTAAAGAAAATTTTTTATGGGTGGCTTAAGTGCCACCTTTTTATTTTTAATAGATCATCCAATGTTATTTTCTTAATAAAAACTCTCTTTAAATTAAAGGTAAACTTTTTGTTCTATGTTCAAATGATAAAATCAGTAATCATATTATCACTTTAAAGTTAAGTATAAGCTTTGTTTTTTAAAGTATTTCATCAATAGAGTTTATTCTTAAACAAAGCAATTTAATTTTTAAAAAATAACTTGGTATAAAATATTAATCAAAATCTCTTAGGAGCCTTTGTAAATGAACAGCTATATTATCAATGAAATGAAAAAAGAAGAATCTTGGAGGTTATTTAAAATAATTGGAGATTTTATCGATGGATTTGAAGTTATGCCAAATTATCTACCTTCTGTTACTATTTTTGGTTCTGCAAGGGTAGAGGAAGGAAACAAATACTATGAAGCTGCAAGAGAGTTAGCTTTTAAACTTTCTAAAAAAGGATTTTCGATTGTAACCGGCGGTGGACCGGGAATTATGGAAGCTGCAAACAGAGGAGCATTTGAAGCAGACGGAAATTCGATCGGTTTAAACATAAAACTTCCAAAAGAGCAAAAACCAAACAAATACCTTACAGAAATCTTAAATTTTAATTATTTTTTTGCAAGAAAGGTTATGTTAGTAAAGTATGCAACAGCATTTGTCCTATTTCCAGGAGGGTTTGGAACCCTTGATGAGATAACGGAAACATTAACTTTAATACAAACAAAGAAGCTTAAACCTTTTCCAGTTATACTATACGGAAATGAATATTGGAATGGATTTGTACAATGGCTTAACGATGTGGTAGTAAAAGATGGATATATTGATAAAGAAGATACGGAGCTATTCAAACAGATGGATGACATTGATGAAATTGTTGATTATATTGACCAGTGGTATATTAAAAATAGTACAAAATTGATAGGAGAAAATGATTAATGGAATTTGATGTTAAAAATTTAAACGAAACTCAAATATATAAACTTATGATAAGTACTATTGTTCCAAGACCTATTGCTTGGGTTTCCACTGTATCAAAAGATGGAATATTTAATATAGCACCTTTTAGCTTTTATATGGGAATATCTTCAAGCCCACCTCTTATTGCAATCTCTATTGGGAAAAAAGATGATGACAGAAAAAAAGACACTTGGAAAAACATTGAAGAAGTGGGAGATTTTGTCATAAACATAGTGACCTATGACCTTGTCGAAAGAATGAACATTACCGCATCACCGTTTGATGAAAATATAGATGAATTTAAAGAAGCAAATCTTACACCTATAAAATCTGATTTAGTAAATTCCCCGAGAATTGCTGAATCACCTATTAATATAGAATGTAAAAAGTTTATGATTTTAGAAATTGCAGATATGGGACTAATTTTTGGAGAGATTTTGAAATTTCATATAAAAGACCAGCTACTTAACGAAAAAGGATACGTAGATAATAAAAAGTTAAAAGTAGTTGGAAGACTCGGTGGAGCTGATTATTGTTTGGTTGATGAAAGTAATATATTTAATCTTATCAGACCGGATTTAAAAAAGAGGTAAATCTTGATTAACAAAGAAGAGCTTATAAAAAAGCTAAAGCTAAAAAATTTTAAACTTACGAAGCAAAGATTAGAAATAATTGATGAGATATTAAATTTTAATGGTCATTTTGAAATAGAAGATTTAGTTTTCAAATCAAGAGAAAAAAATCTTAAAGTATCACGTTCGACCATCTATAGAACATTAGCCATACTGAAAGATTTGGGATACATTGAAGAAGTAATTAAGCTTAACAATAAAACATTTTACGAAGTTGCAAACAAAGAACATCATGATCATTTAATCTGTCTAAGCTGTGGAAAGATTATAGAATTTCACGATGAAAAAATAGAATCTATTCAAAATGAAGTATGTAAAAAATACAACTTTAAACCGGTTTATCACAGATTAGAAATCTTTGGAATTTGTGAGGATTGTCAGAAAAAGGAAAAAGTATGATAGATAAAAATTATCTTAAAGTTTTAAAAGAGCTTGGTTTTGAAGAAATTATTTTAGATAAACCCATCTTAAATCAAAAATCAAGTAATCAAATAGATAAAATAGAAGAGTTAAACAAGATTTATGAAGAGATTAAAGTTTGCACAAAATGTGATTTACATAAAAGTAGAACAAATCCTGTTTTGGGTGAAGGCAATATTAATGCTAAAATTATGTTCATCGGAGAAGCTCCCGGAGAGGAAGAAGATAAGCAAGGAAGACCTTTTGTTGGAAGAGCAGGAAAACTACTTACAAAATGCATAGAAAATGCAGGGCATATAAGAGAAGAGGTTTATATTGCTAACATCAATAAATGTAGACCACCTAACAATAGAACACCAACCATAGAAGAGCAGGAAGCTTGCATTCCTTTTTTATTAAGACAGATAGAAATAATCAATCCAAAAGTTTTATGCTTACTTGGAGCTACTGCATACAGAGGAATTTTTAAGAAGGAAGCAAAAATTACAAAAGAAAGGGGAAGTATATTAGAGTTTATGGGCAAAAAGGTTTATATAACATACCATCCGGCTTATGTTCTTAGAAATCCAAAGGAAGAAGAAACTTTCTGTCAAGATATAAAAAATGTTTTTAAATTAGCGGGAGAATAATTTGACATATAAAAAGGTGGAAATAACAAAAGAAGGTTATGAAAAAATACTATCTAAAAATCCTTTGATATACAACAAAGAAATCAAAAAAATACCAAAAGAGATTACGCCCGGAGAATTAGTAAAGGTTTATTTTAAAAACACTTTCTGCGGAGTTGGATACATAAATCCAAAGAGCAAGATAACTATAAGAATTTTATCCTTTGAAGATGTTCAAGTAAATGAAGATTTTATAAAAGAAAAGATTGAAAAAGCTTTTGATAAAAGAAAAGAGCTGTTAAAAATAACAAATGCGATTAGATTAATTCATGCAGAAGCAGATGGATTGCCCGGCTTGATAGTTGATTATTATGATGGTTATTTATCATTGCAGATTAATACATACGGAATGGAAAGGTTAAGAGAAAATATTCTAAAGTCTTTGATTGATATAATTAAGCCTAAAGGAATAATAGAAAAGTCTGATGAAAAAGCAAGAGAAAAAGAAGGTCTGCAAACGGAAAAGAAAGTACTTTTTGGAGAAGTACTAGAAAAGATTTTGATTTTTGAGTATGATGTTAAATTTTTAGTTTCTTTACAAGAAAGTCAAAAAACAGGTTTTTATTTAGACCAAAGAGCTAACAGAAAGTTAACTTCTGAATATGTAAAAGAAGGATTTAAAGTATTAGACTTATTTTGTAATGCAGGAGGATTTGGGATTCATGGTGGTAAAAAAGGAGCTGAATTTATAAAATTTGTAGATATTTCAAGCTTTGCTTTATCACAAGTCGAAGAAAACGCAAGGTTAAACAATTTAAAGAATTACGAGATAGTAAAAGATGATGTGTTTGATTTTTTAAAGAAAGAAAAAGATAAATATGATTTGATAATCCTTGACCCACCGCCTTTTGCAAAGAGTAAAAATGAAAAACATGATGCACTTAGAGGTTTTAAATATTTAATCTTAAACAGCTTAAAACTGTTAAATCAAAATGGATATCTTGCCATTTTCTCTTGTTCACAAAATATTACATTAGAAGATTTGATAAACACTACATACGACAGTTTAAAAGATACTAAAAATATGGCAGAATTTGCTTTGTTCTTTACTCAAGACAAAGACCATCCATACATCTTAAACATTCCAACATCTTTTTATTTGAAAGGTTTGATGATTAGAAAGGTGTAAGAAATTGAAAAGTAAAATAGTAATTGTAATTATAATGCTTACAAAAATCAATATCGTCATTCTGTTGCCTACGAAGAATCTACTGTTTTTCTTTTCAAATTAAAAAATCAAAAAAGGAGATCCTTCGGACTTATGTCCTCAGGATGACACGGAAAGGTAAACTTACGAGAATTTTGGAACACTCTTACATCGTTATTCTGCAGCCTACTAAGAATCTTATTTTTGCCCCCTTCCTTTCAAATAATAACAAAAAATGATACTTTAGCCTTCGGCTTCAGGATGATAGCTAAAGATTGATTGATAAGCATTGGAGTAAGGATAACCCTCCTTATTCGTCATTTTGAAGTTATGCGAAAAATCTCATACTTTGCACCTCTACAGTATCATTTTCTGAGCAAAGCAAAGAATTTTCGTTCTTATTGCCTCTCACTTACTCACCTTATTAAATTAAATCTTATAAACAGCCTCTAATTCTATCAAAAACAGACTTAAACAAATGATATAATAATATTTTTAAAATTTTGCCGGAGGTGTCTCAAAATTGGAATTTAAAGATACATTGAATCTGCCTCAAACTGAGTTTCCTATGAAAGGTAATCTACCAAATAAAGAGCCTGAAATATTATCTTTTTGGGAGAAAATAAATCTTTATCAGAAACTTAGAGAAGATAGAAAAGGAAAAGATAAATATATTCTTCATGACGGACCGCCATATGCAAACGGACATATACACATCGGACATGCTTTAAACAAAATTTTAAAAGATATTTTAGTTAAATATCAATCCATGAAAGGAAAAGATGCACCTTTTGTTCCAGGCTGGGATTGTCATGGGCTTCCGATAGAACAACAGGTAGAAAAAGAGTTAAAAGAGAAGAAAATCAAAAAAGAAGACCTTTCTAAATCTGAGTTTAGAAAGCTATGCAGAGAATACGCTTTAAAGTTTGTAAACATTCAAAAAGAAGAGTTTAAAAGACTTGGTATTATTGGAAATTGGGAAAAACCTTATCTTACAATGAGACCATCCTATCAAGCACAGGAAGTTTTAGAGCTTGGAAGAGTGTTTAACAAAGGTGTTGCATATAGAGGTAAAAAGCCTGTTTATTGGTGTATCTATGACAAAACAGCAGAAGCAGAAGCGGAAATTGAATATTACGACAAAAAAGACCCATCTATCTATGTAAAGTTTAAAATGAAAGATTCTGATGATACCTATCTTGTAATTTGGACTACTACTCCTTGGACGTTGCCTGCAAACCTTGGTGTAATGGTTCATCCAGAGTTTGATTATGTTTATTTCAAAACAGGTAAAGGAACTTTGATAGTTGCCAAAGAATTACTTGAAAACTTTAAAGAAAAGACCGGATTAAATGGAGAAGTAATAAAGCAGGTTAAAGGAAAAGATTTAGAGTTTAAAGAGTATTATCATCCATTTATAGATAGAGTTTCAAAGGTTTATCTCTCTGAGTTTGTTGAGCTTGGCACCGGTACAGGATTGGTCCATATGGCACCAGGACATGGTCAAGAAGACTATATCATCGGTCAAAGATATGGTGTAGATGCCTTTGCGCCTGTTGATGATGAAGGAAGGTTTATACAAGAAGCACCCGATTGGCTTAAAGGAATAAGGGTTTTTGATGCAAATGATTTAATCATTGAAAAATTACAAGAAGTAGACGCGTTGATATATAAAGAAGTGATAAGCCACTCTTATCCCCACTGTTGGAGATGTAAAAATCCGGTAATTTTTAGAGCAACTCCCCAGTGGTTTATATCTATGGAAGCAAAAGTTAATGAAAATCAAACTTTGAGAGAAGCAGCATTAAAAGAGATTGAAAGGGTAAAATGGATACCCTATTACGGACAAAACAGAATAAAAAGCATGGTAGAAAACAGGCCGGATTGGTGTATTTCAAGACAGAGAAGCTGGGGTGTTCCGATAACTGTATTTTACTGTGAAAACTGCGGTGAAATCGTTAAAGATATGGAAGTTTTTGAGCATGTAGCTAATCTAATTAAAAATGATGAGTTTGGGGCTGATATATGGTTTGAAAAATTAGTAAAAGAATTGCTTCCGGAGGGTTATAAATGTAAAAAATGCGGCGGGCAAGAGTTTAAAAAAGAAGAGGATATACTCGATGTCTGGTTTGATTCTGGCGTGTCCCATGCAGCAGTTTTAAAGTACGGAGAATGGGAAGAGTTAAGATGGCCTGCCGATATGTATTTAGAGGGTTCAGACCAGCATAGAGGTTGGTTCCAGTCTTCACTTCTTGAATCGGTAGCATCTTATAACAGAGCACCTTATGACACAGTTTTGACACATGGATTTACACTTGACGAAAAAGGCAGAAAAATGTCTAAATCTGCCGGAAATGTAGTAGCACCGGAAAAGGTTATAAAAGAGTATGGAGCTGACATACTAAGACTTTGGGTTGTTACAGAGGATTATACAGAAGACATAAAGATAGGTTTTAATCTTATAAAAAGAATTGCAGAAGATTACAGAAAAATAAGAAATACATTTAGATACTTCCTTGGAAATCTTTACGACTTCAATCCAAACCAGGACTATGTTCCTTACGAAAATCTATTAGAAATAGACAGGTGGATGCTTTCTAAACTTCAAAATATCATACAAATAGCCGACAAATCTTATGAAGAAGGCAAGTTTCATAAAATCTATCACACGATTAAAAACTTTGTAATAGTAGACCTTTCAGCAATATATCTTGATATTTTGAAAGATAGACTCTATGTTTACGCACCAAAAAGCTTAGAAAGAAAGTCGGCACAAACTGTATTGTGGGAATTACTTTTATCATTAAACAAAATCCTTGCACCTATCATCTCATTCACAGCAGAAGAAGTTTGGCAGTATGTAAGAAAAATCGATTCAAATATAAAAGAAAGCATTCATCTTGAAATTATGCCTGTTGTAAATGAAAAATTTATAGATAAAAATTTAGAAGAAACCTACGAAAAACTTTTAGAGGTAAGAGACGATATACTAAAAGCGATAGAAGAGGCAAGAAAACAAGACTTAGTAAGGCATCCATACGAAGCAAGAGTAATTTTAAAACTACCGAAAGAGTATAAAGAAATTGTAGAAAAAAGATTAGATTGGATTAAGTTTTTCTTTACTGTTAGCCAAGTAGAGCTTTCAGATAATCCTGAAGGCGATGTAGTAATTAATGGCGAATCTGTAAAAGACTCTGTTATAGCTGTTAGCAAAGCAAAAGGTGAGAAATGTCCAAGATGCTGGATCTATGATGAATCTGTTGGTAGGAATGGACAACCTGTTTGTGATAGATGTAAAATTCAGCTTGAAATTATGAATATCAAATTGGAGGAATTAGCATGAAAAAACCGGATATTGTTAAATATATAAAAGAAAAACATCCTGAAATGGATTTAAAAAGTATAAAAGATGTTGTTGATGAAATCTTTGAAGTGATGGCAGAAGCTTTAGCAAAGGGTGAAAAGATAGAAATTAGAAAGATAGGTTCTTTTAGAGTTTTAAAAAGAAAGAAACCACTCAAAGGAAGAAAGAGAGTTAGTTATTCGAAAACTGTTCATTTCAAGCCGGGTAAAGTATTAAAAAGAGCATTAAAAAGTGTATCCTTAGAAGGTGAAAAAAATGCAAAATCCAAAAAATGATTTATTTTTAAGAGCTTGCAGAAGACAAAAAGTAGAAAGAACACCAATCTGGCTAATGCGTCAAGCCGGCAGATACATGAAAGAATACAGACAGTTAAGGGAAATAGCAGGAAGCTTTAAGAATTATTATAAAAATGTAGATTTAGCTGTAAAAGCTTCTATTTTACCGTACACTTTGCTTGGTGTTGATGCAATAATCATTTTTTCTGATATACTTACACCACTTGAATCAATCGGAATGAAATTTGATTTTAAAGAAGGAGAAGGACCGGTTTTTGAAAATCCTATCAAAGGCAAAGAAGACATCCAAAGCCTAAAAGAGTTTAACGCTGAGGATGTTTATTTTGTTGGAGAAATCATAAAAGGTGTTAATCAAACTATCAACAGAGAAATTCCGGTGATTGGGTTTGCTGGAGCGCCTTTTACGATAGCAGCATACATGATAGAAGGCAGAGGTTCAAAGGACTTTAAAAAAACAAAATCTTTTATGTATAACAACCAAGAAGATTTTAAAATACTTCTTGATAAAATCGCAGATATGACTATAAAGTATTTAAGCTTTCAGATAGAGTCCGGAGCTGATGCTGTTCAAATCTTTGACAGCTGGGCCGGTCATCTTTCACCTAAAGATTATAAAGAGTTTGTACTGCCGTCAGTTAAGAAAGTAATAGAAAATCTTAAACATTACAACAAACCAATCATACACTTTACAAAAGGCGTTTGTGGATTTATGGACTTTATTCTCGATTCTAATGCTGATGTATACAGTATAGATTGGATGATAGACATCAAAAAAGCAAAAGATTTAATCTATCCAAAGGCATCTGTTCAAGGAAATTTAGACCCTATGGTGTTGTATGCTGACAAAGACATTATAAAAAAAGAAGCAGAGTATATAATTAAATCATGGGGAGAGGATACAGGACATATATTTAACCTTGGTCATGGTTTGATGCCGGATATGGACGCAAGTAAAGTTAAATTTTTAGTTGATACTGTAAAAGAAATTTCAGTTAGAAGGCGGTAGATGAGACCTTTTTTAAAGTGGGCAGGCAATAAATATAAGATTGTAGAAGATATAAAAAGGCTATTACCGGTCGGCAATAGACTTATAGAGCCTTTTGTAGGCTCTGGCGCTGTTTTTCTTAACGCTGATTATAAATCTTATCTTCTTGCAGACATTAATGAAGACCTGATAAACCTTT
This is a stretch of genomic DNA from Sulfurihydrogenibium sp. YO3AOP1. It encodes these proteins:
- a CDS encoding peptidylprolyl isomerase, whose protein sequence is MFDKISQSKWKNIVLFITVFAFVATSIVAIIVYKLSGEINGVAEVNGKEIPFYEFNYAYEMTARNMQMQNLDISNLKDQIKKEVVNDLIEKELLYQEAEKEGITATSEQVKNEILKISAFQVNGKFDKQTYLQIINSFGLTPDAFENILRKELSVNNLKTILLSTIYVSDEEIETFTKKQLTRVSGEATIIKPNTPEITEEMIKKFYEEHKKDYLAQTGKNITVYKIDIQKLGDDKAQQLAKQLFTQAKSGNLQSVPAEVEKVFEGDVFSNQEIQNLPKEIQEDVNSLNKDKKVSFTKTQNEYYISVFNGESLKSIPYEQVKNEIKQKLERELSQKALQDMQKTTDITQLLKQNKTEKQTISDNTIQELVVKFGIKREDLNKLANLKVGEISKPISTENGILIFKLTEIKEPDKSQVDETKRTILPFIKSQKFNDVYQMYVDSLKKKAKIKINKTVLENG
- a CDS encoding type II and III secretion system protein — its product is MRKKKKLIVASMVGLTISVNIGYAERLSAEFTNAKLSTVVDALSQISNFNVIWDKDAIGQKDKLVSLAIRKPIEAENLFNLALLENGLIPVKEGGIYRIKVADEYFVSVPPEIIKAFGKDMFDGLVTQVKKYTSPAASIKIDNTTYTIIVKDDKDNINRLKNVITSYLDSIKKQSEYLAKIQEKEGQFIKKEFSISYETFKTIEDKIAENLGMYGKYDYDKSKEKLIVFDTKENITKISRIVGEATQEKIETKCFYARGLDPGELIENIKEKELSENGTIVFKSKETIQTGGTETREISTTGQSSPVGTTAGITKSSSTPATIITNLPKICITDTPKVIEKIKYKYADYLLDRPYQIAIEARIVQVSTSNLKDLGIQWGGSATNIDNNNTKIITGGGSTSVISGGRYAVDFPSSSATFPGGFAIGFVFGGLQNFLDVRLSALQSIGRSKILSKPQIVTIDGETAEISQGYEVPYTTAVAAGGGTVSSVSFKKAVLKLNVTPRTTADGNIIMDIIITQDIPDFKNLILGNPPIQTKTVTSKVVAKDGSVIAIGGILEKTEDLKDSGVPGLMNIPILGYLFKENYKQEKTNELLIFLSPRIVYE
- a CDS encoding TIGR00730 family Rossman fold protein → MNSYIINEMKKEESWRLFKIIGDFIDGFEVMPNYLPSVTIFGSARVEEGNKYYEAARELAFKLSKKGFSIVTGGGPGIMEAANRGAFEADGNSIGLNIKLPKEQKPNKYLTEILNFNYFFARKVMLVKYATAFVLFPGGFGTLDEITETLTLIQTKKLKPFPVILYGNEYWNGFVQWLNDVVVKDGYIDKEDTELFKQMDDIDEIVDYIDQWYIKNSTKLIGEND
- a CDS encoding flavin reductase family protein codes for the protein MEFDVKNLNETQIYKLMISTIVPRPIAWVSTVSKDGIFNIAPFSFYMGISSSPPLIAISIGKKDDDRKKDTWKNIEEVGDFVINIVTYDLVERMNITASPFDENIDEFKEANLTPIKSDLVNSPRIAESPINIECKKFMILEIADMGLIFGEILKFHIKDQLLNEKGYVDNKKLKVVGRLGGADYCLVDESNIFNLIRPDLKKR
- a CDS encoding transcriptional repressor, whose product is MINKEELIKKLKLKNFKLTKQRLEIIDEILNFNGHFEIEDLVFKSREKNLKVSRSTIYRTLAILKDLGYIEEVIKLNNKTFYEVANKEHHDHLICLSCGKIIEFHDEKIESIQNEVCKKYNFKPVYHRLEIFGICEDCQKKEKV
- a CDS encoding uracil-DNA glycosylase, translated to MIDKNYLKVLKELGFEEIILDKPILNQKSSNQIDKIEELNKIYEEIKVCTKCDLHKSRTNPVLGEGNINAKIMFIGEAPGEEEDKQGRPFVGRAGKLLTKCIENAGHIREEVYIANINKCRPPNNRTPTIEEQEACIPFLLRQIEIINPKVLCLLGATAYRGIFKKEAKITKERGSILEFMGKKVYITYHPAYVLRNPKEEETFCQDIKNVFKLAGE
- a CDS encoding class I SAM-dependent rRNA methyltransferase; this encodes MTYKKVEITKEGYEKILSKNPLIYNKEIKKIPKEITPGELVKVYFKNTFCGVGYINPKSKITIRILSFEDVQVNEDFIKEKIEKAFDKRKELLKITNAIRLIHAEADGLPGLIVDYYDGYLSLQINTYGMERLRENILKSLIDIIKPKGIIEKSDEKAREKEGLQTEKKVLFGEVLEKILIFEYDVKFLVSLQESQKTGFYLDQRANRKLTSEYVKEGFKVLDLFCNAGGFGIHGGKKGAEFIKFVDISSFALSQVEENARLNNLKNYEIVKDDVFDFLKKEKDKYDLIILDPPPFAKSKNEKHDALRGFKYLILNSLKLLNQNGYLAIFSCSQNITLEDLINTTYDSLKDTKNMAEFALFFTQDKDHPYILNIPTSFYLKGLMIRKV
- the ileS gene encoding isoleucine--tRNA ligase, whose product is MEFKDTLNLPQTEFPMKGNLPNKEPEILSFWEKINLYQKLREDRKGKDKYILHDGPPYANGHIHIGHALNKILKDILVKYQSMKGKDAPFVPGWDCHGLPIEQQVEKELKEKKIKKEDLSKSEFRKLCREYALKFVNIQKEEFKRLGIIGNWEKPYLTMRPSYQAQEVLELGRVFNKGVAYRGKKPVYWCIYDKTAEAEAEIEYYDKKDPSIYVKFKMKDSDDTYLVIWTTTPWTLPANLGVMVHPEFDYVYFKTGKGTLIVAKELLENFKEKTGLNGEVIKQVKGKDLEFKEYYHPFIDRVSKVYLSEFVELGTGTGLVHMAPGHGQEDYIIGQRYGVDAFAPVDDEGRFIQEAPDWLKGIRVFDANDLIIEKLQEVDALIYKEVISHSYPHCWRCKNPVIFRATPQWFISMEAKVNENQTLREAALKEIERVKWIPYYGQNRIKSMVENRPDWCISRQRSWGVPITVFYCENCGEIVKDMEVFEHVANLIKNDEFGADIWFEKLVKELLPEGYKCKKCGGQEFKKEEDILDVWFDSGVSHAAVLKYGEWEELRWPADMYLEGSDQHRGWFQSSLLESVASYNRAPYDTVLTHGFTLDEKGRKMSKSAGNVVAPEKVIKEYGADILRLWVVTEDYTEDIKIGFNLIKRIAEDYRKIRNTFRYFLGNLYDFNPNQDYVPYENLLEIDRWMLSKLQNIIQIADKSYEEGKFHKIYHTIKNFVIVDLSAIYLDILKDRLYVYAPKSLERKSAQTVLWELLLSLNKILAPIISFTAEEVWQYVRKIDSNIKESIHLEIMPVVNEKFIDKNLEETYEKLLEVRDDILKAIEEARKQDLVRHPYEARVILKLPKEYKEIVEKRLDWIKFFFTVSQVELSDNPEGDVVINGESVKDSVIAVSKAKGEKCPRCWIYDESVGRNGQPVCDRCKIQLEIMNIKLEELA